Genomic window (Melioribacteraceae bacterium):
ATTTAAAGTAGTACCATTATAACCGGAGGTTACATTTGGTACAGTTGTACCCGGAAATCCACCACCTGTATGATATTGAAGATTATAGACAATTCCTGTTGTATTGCCCGGTATAGTCCATGTGAATGTGGGCGTTGTTGATTGATCAATAGAGCCATTAATAGGGGCTGTTAATACGGGAGTGCCTAGTTCAGTCGTGAATGTAAACGTTGAACTCCATGCCCCAAAAGTTACTCCTCCATCGTTAGAAGCTCTAACTCTCCAATAATAAACTGCATTGTTTACGATTCCAGTAGCTGCTGGGGATGTAGTGTAATTACCACCTGCTGGTGCAAATTCTGCTGCGTTAACAAATGTATTATCATCATTAACTTGTAACTCATAGAAATTAGCACCTGCTACGGCTCCCCATGTAAATGTTGTATTAATAGCAATCTCAGTAGCATTATTCGTTGGAGTGGTTAATGATGGAGAGCCTAATATTGTAGTAAACGAAAATGTTGAACTCCATGCGCCGTACGAAACACCACCATCAAATGATGCTCTTACTCTCCAATAATAAACTGTATTATTTGATAAGCCAGTAGCTGGTGGAGAAGTCAAATAATTACCCGGTGCCGGGGCAAATTCTGCCGCATTTGTAAATGTGTTATCATCATTTACCTGAAGTTCATAAAAGTTTGCGCCTGTTACTCCTAACCAAGTGAATGTTGTATTTACCGCAATATTTGTCGCCACATCGGCAGGTGTTGTTAATGTTGGTGTACCGGTAGTTGTAAATGAAAATGCACTGCTCCATGCGCTAAATGTTACACCTCCATCATCAGATGCTCTCACTCTCCAATAATAAACTGTATTATTTGCCAAACCTACTGCCGGTGGTGATGTTGTATAATTTCCTCCAGCGGGCGCGAATTCTGAAGCGTTAACGAATGTGTTATCATCATTAACTTCCAATTCATAATAATTTGCTCCTACCGAAGCATTCCAGCTAAATGTCGTATTCACCGCAATATTTACATCGGTATCAGCGGGGGTTGTTAATGTTGGAGGGGATAGCTCTGTCGTGAATGAAAATGTGGAACTCCAATCTCCATAAGTAACTCCACCATCACCCGAAGCTCTAACTCGCCAATAATAGGTAGTTAAGCCAGATAACCCTGTTGCCGCTCCGGAGGTAGTGTAATTACCAGCCGCAGGTGCAAATTCCGCCGCGTTAGCAAATGTGTTGTCATCATTAACTTCTAATTGGTAAAAGTTTGCGCCTGCTACAGCTCCCCATGTGAATGTTGTATTTAAAGCAATGTCAGTATCTGTATCGGCTGGTGTCGTTAAACTCGGGGCGCCCACTATTGTGGTAAATGATCTGGTTGAACTCCAGGCCCCATAAGTTACCCCGCCATCATTCGATGCTCTTACTCTCCAGTAATAAACTGTATTGTTTGATAAGCCTGTTGCGGCTGGTGATGTTGTATAGTTACCAGGCGCCGGTGCAAATTCTGCGGCATTGGTAAAGGTATTATCATCGTTTACCTGCAATTCGTAAAAATTGCCACCTGCTACAGTATTCCATGTAAATGTGGTATTTAATAATATGTTTGGCGCTAAATCAGCGGGAGTGGATAACGTTGGCGCGGTTGGAACTGTGGTAAATGTATAGTAACCTCCACCCGGCTCCACTGTTGTGTTGGCGTCTACATTCCGAATTCTCCAATAATATGTAGTGTTGTATGCAAAATTAAATTCTCCGGCCAATGAATTTATTAAATCACCAGCAACAAAAGTATAACCACTTGCTCCATTACCTAAATTTTGATTTAATACCAGATCAACAGGATTAAATGCGGTAGTAGTTGATATTTGAATTCTGGTATTTGGTGGAACCGCAACAGGTGTAAACGAAAAGTTCGTTGTTACCGAGACCCCCGTAGCATTATCCACCGGTGACTGAGCATATATGCTCGTCACTACAAATAATATCAATATGGTTTTAAGAATATTTTTCATTTTGTAACCTTTTATATTTTCTAAATTTTTTCTCATTACTCTTTGTTAATGAGACTGCTTTTTCTTGACTCGAATGTTATCACAAAGGATCATCTGCTCGATGACCCTTCATGATCTAATCCTTATCTATCAAGAAAAGTAGGTAACATGGCATGCATAGAGAGCTAACCCAATTGCTGCCAGTACTACTAGTAGCATTATTGATGCGCTGAATTTTTTCATTTTCTACTCTCTATGGTTTATTATTTAATTAATAGCATTTTCTTTGAGCTGGCAAAATTGCCTGTTGTCATTCTATATACATAAATTCCGGTTGATACTTTATTGCCCATATTATCATCACCGTTCCATTGTATTGAATGACTTCCAGCTGAGTACTCGCTGTTAATTAATGTTTTTATTTCTTTGCCAAGTAGATCGTATATCTTTAAGGTTACAAATCCATTTACTGGTGTTGTAAATTTTATTTGTGTACTTGGATTAAATGGATTTGGATAATTCTGCATCAATTCAAATGTATTGGGGATTACAGTTTCTTCAACACTAACTACACTGCCTGTACTAAATGCTGTTGGTGCTGAAAAGCTTGATATTTCTCCCTTTTCTGTTTTTGATGCAACTCTCCAGAAATAATCTTTATTTTTTTCTAATCCTTGTAATGTTACGCTTGTACCGGTCAATCCGGTTAATTTTTGTGATGTAGTGAAATTTTTATCAGTTGAATATTCTAAATCATAAGTTAACTTGCTTGTACTTGGCGCTGGGATAATCCATGAAATAGTTGCCGATGTATTGTTTATTGGGTAACCATTTATTGGACTTCCTGCTAATGGAACCACACTTGCCGCACCGGGTGATAATGTGAAATATCCGAGTGTTGACCATGCTGAAGTTGTACCTGATGAAATTATTCTTGACTGTACTTGCCAGTAATATGTTGCACCTGGTGTAAGCCCGGTTAATACGAATGAGGAAGTATTCAACCATGGTGAGGAAGCTATGCTAACTATTGGGAAATCTAATATTCCCGCAGTAGTTGAAGGACTTGTAGAATATATCACCTTAAATTGTAATGGTTCACTATATGAAGCAGACCAGGTTAAAGTTGGATTGGTTACAAATACAACAGAACCTGAGGTTGGGCCGGATATTGTTGGTACTGGTGCTGAGGCGGCGGCGTTTACTGTAGAAGGATATACAAAACTTCCTGATGTTGATACTGGTCCATAAAGTCCTCCAGCAGTTAATCTTCCTTTAACTCTCCAATAATATGTTCCGCCCAATGTTGGATTTAATGTAGTAATGTTACCTGATGTTAGAGTATAAGATAATGCAGGAATATTTGATACAGTTAAATTAACAGATCCAAATAAAGGATCATCATCAATTTCTAATTCAAAAAATAAAACCGGGGCGTACGTATTTGAGTACCAATAAAATGTTGGTAACGCGTCAACAGCTGCGCCAAGAACTGGGTAACTTGGGTAACATACTAAAAATGTGTAGGTACCAAATACCACAAAATTTTGTTCGAGTGACCAGGCAGATCCAGTTGTACCATCGTGTGATCTTACTTGCCAATAATATGTGGCGCCTTGTGTTAATGCAAAAGGTATTGTTGTAAACCAATTAGTTGACGCTGAATTGAAATAACCTTCAGTCGCGTCGAAGGTACCTAAAAGAGCGCCGTAAACACCAACATCTGATCTTCTATATCTAACTTCGTAAGAAGTAACCTTTGAGTTATAACCCAATTGATACCAGTATAAACTTGGCGGGTTATTGTAAATGTTAACTCCACCTGAAGGATAAGATGCAATTGGCTGAGGTAATCCGGCAATTGAAAATTTCCAGATATTGGAGTAGTTAATAATTGCACCGCCAAGAGTCTTGGCAGTAACTCTCCACCAATAATCTGTTCCGGTTGTAAAAATTGATGTATTCAAAGTTACAGATGTACTTGTAGTAACTGTTGTAGCTGCACCTACCAATACTGTAACACCAGCATCAGTGGCAACTTCTAAAGTATATTCAATACCTGCCACACTCGAAGACCAGGCAAAGGTAATAAATTGGTCTGAAACAACAGAAAAATTTGTGGGACTGCTTAGATATGGAACTGCTGGTGCGAGAGTTGAAAATTCATTGTATCCCGCTCCTCCATTATTAATAGCACGCCAATAATAGGTAACACCATTCAATAGTTGATTGGCTATTGGAATTTGGTGTCCCGATGCTACATCACCACCCGAAGTATAAACAATGTTTGCAAACGCATTATCGGTGGCTACCTGGATGGTATGTGATGAACCACCACCCCATGTAAATGTGGGAACTATCGACACACCGGATGCGAGGTTTGCAGGCACTGAAGCCGCCGGAGTTGTTATCTGTGCAATATTCATTTGAGTTAAACTCACAATAAATAATGCCATCAAAAAGTATTTCAATTTCATAATACACCCTCTAGTTAATAAATAAAATAATCTTACTTCGGCTGGTAAACTTTATAAACCCTTTCAAGTAAATACCAAAAAGGATAAATCGTTTTATTTTACAGTTCGGCTGTTAAACTGAATGCAACCTAAGGTCTTTTTTTTAAATTGTCAATAGATATCTTGTATTATTTTTTAATTTAAGCTTAAGAAATAGATGATTTAAATTGCAATTTAATGAAAGGGTAAAAAAAAGGTCACTTATAAAAGTGACCTTTTGTATGTTTAATAGATTTTTAGTCTATCCGAAATAAGCGTGATGGCAGGCGTATAATGCTAAACCTACTACGCCCAGCATAAAGAGTAAAAATATTGAAGCACCTAGTGTTTTCATTATTTCATTTCCTTATTGACGTTTTAGTTTAGCAATTATTTAATTAACACCATCTTTTTAACTGATGTGAATTTTCCACTCGTAATTCGATAAATATAAGTTCCACTTGTTACTTTCATTCCGGAATAATCTTCGCCATTCCAATTTATTGAGTGATTACCCGCTGTCATCTCCTTATTCACCAATGTATTCACTTCCCTTCCCAGCATATCATAAATTCTAATTGTTACAAAAGAATTTTCAGGTAATGAATATTTGATTGTAGTAGTCGGGTTAAATGGATTCGGATAATTTTGTTCAA
Coding sequences:
- a CDS encoding fibronectin type III domain-containing protein, whose amino-acid sequence is MKLKYFLMALFIVSLTQMNIAQITTPAASVPANLASGVSIVPTFTWGGGSSHTIQVATDNAFANIVYTSGGDVASGHQIPIANQLLNGVTYYWRAINNGGAGYNEFSTLAPAVPYLSSPTNFSVVSDQFITFAWSSSVAGIEYTLEVATDAGVTVLVGAATTVTTSTSVTLNTSIFTTGTDYWWRVTAKTLGGAIINYSNIWKFSIAGLPQPIASYPSGGVNIYNNPPSLYWYQLGYNSKVTSYEVRYRRSDVGVYGALLGTFDATEGYFNSASTNWFTTIPFALTQGATYYWQVRSHDGTTGSAWSLEQNFVVFGTYTFLVCYPSYPVLGAAVDALPTFYWYSNTYAPVLFFELEIDDDPLFGSVNLTVSNIPALSYTLTSGNITTLNPTLGGTYYWRVKGRLTAGGLYGPVSTSGSFVYPSTVNAAASAPVPTISGPTSGSVVFVTNPTLTWSASYSEPLQFKVIYSTSPSTTAGILDFPIVSIASSPWLNTSSFVLTGLTPGATYYWQVQSRIISSGTTSAWSTLGYFTLSPGAASVVPLAGSPINGYPINNTSATISWIIPAPSTSKLTYDLEYSTDKNFTTSQKLTGLTGTSVTLQGLEKNKDYFWRVASKTEKGEISSFSAPTAFSTGSVVSVEETVIPNTFELMQNYPNPFNPSTQIKFTTPVNGFVTLKIYDLLGKEIKTLINSEYSAGSHSIQWNGDDNMGNKVSTGIYVYRMTTGNFASSKKMLLIK